One genomic segment of Synechocystis sp. LKSZ1 includes these proteins:
- a CDS encoding isochorismate synthase: MSVAVPVLPPYRSLLSDEQQLYRFLLSVQAKLTADQTKILSFSQEISLLDPLQILALANAQERIHFYSENPHRQEIIFAYGVADFLSITEANRFEIARQFSQACFHNIVRIPSPVSDNFAPLVFCGFSFLATVPEPSPFPVGLVVLPQWQIVRRIDSCVLLCNIIVHKNTNLKFIIKQVVQQLKQLKNWSRHVTPFMPPRPLAPSLQATSVNSPQHLRSAMEAVLQDIRRQQLHKVVLAQALDVETEQPFQVSRCLQNLRKNYGDCHLFSLGNGQGQSFVGASPERLFSIRQHQLVTDALAGSAARGRTPAEEESLTQHLLHNPKERREHQAVLEFILQRLTEAGLSPCCAPLQLLKLSNIQHLWTPIQAPWPAHLHPLDLLAKLHPTPAVAGVPSAQACAAIRHHENFDRSLYAAPLGWIDSDGNSEFIVGIRSALLGKYQARLFAGAGIVAGSDPDREMAEIELKLQVLWRALTEA, translated from the coding sequence ATGTCGGTTGCCGTTCCAGTTCTTCCCCCCTACCGTAGCTTGCTTAGTGATGAGCAACAGCTATATCGGTTTTTGTTATCTGTCCAAGCAAAATTAACGGCGGATCAAACAAAAATCTTAAGCTTCTCTCAGGAGATTTCTCTTCTTGATCCACTGCAAATATTGGCTCTAGCCAATGCCCAAGAAAGGATTCATTTTTATAGTGAGAATCCCCATCGTCAGGAAATTATTTTTGCCTACGGAGTCGCAGATTTTTTAAGTATTACAGAAGCCAATCGCTTTGAAATAGCTCGTCAGTTTAGTCAGGCCTGTTTCCATAATATTGTTAGGATACCCAGCCCTGTTAGTGATAACTTTGCGCCCTTGGTTTTTTGTGGCTTTAGTTTTTTGGCAACGGTTCCAGAGCCCTCTCCCTTTCCTGTTGGCTTAGTGGTTTTACCCCAATGGCAGATTGTCCGCCGAATTGATAGCTGTGTTTTATTGTGCAATATCATCGTTCATAAAAATACTAATTTGAAATTTATTATTAAGCAGGTTGTTCAGCAATTAAAACAATTAAAAAATTGGAGCCGCCACGTTACCCCCTTTATGCCTCCCCGGCCCCTGGCCCCTAGCCTACAGGCAACATCGGTCAATTCGCCCCAACATCTGCGCTCCGCTATGGAGGCTGTCCTGCAGGATATTCGGCGTCAACAACTGCACAAAGTCGTTCTAGCCCAGGCCCTTGATGTAGAGACAGAGCAACCGTTTCAGGTGAGTCGCTGTCTGCAAAATCTACGAAAAAATTACGGGGATTGTCATCTCTTTTCCCTCGGTAATGGCCAAGGCCAATCCTTCGTCGGAGCCAGTCCAGAACGTTTGTTCAGCATTCGTCAACACCAACTGGTCACCGATGCCCTGGCGGGTTCCGCTGCCAGAGGCCGAACCCCCGCAGAGGAGGAATCCTTAACCCAGCATCTTCTACATAACCCGAAGGAACGTCGGGAGCATCAAGCGGTACTGGAATTTATCCTCCAGCGACTGACAGAAGCCGGTTTATCCCCCTGCTGTGCGCCGCTACAACTGCTCAAGCTATCTAATATTCAACATCTCTGGACACCGATTCAGGCCCCCTGGCCGGCCCATCTCCATCCCCTTGACCTGTTGGCCAAGCTCCATCCCACCCCTGCCGTTGCCGGGGTTCCCTCAGCCCAAGCCTGTGCGGCCATTCGTCACCACGAAAATTTTGACCGTTCCCTCTACGCCGCTCCCCTGGGTTGGATTGACAGTGATGGCAATAGTGAATTTATTGTGGGGATTCGTTCTGCTCTACTGGGGAAATATCAGGCCCGTTTGTTTGCTGGGGCTGGCATTGTCGCCGGGTCAGACCCAGACCGAGAAATGGCCGAAATTGAGCTAAAATTGCAAGTCCTCTGGCGGGCCCTGACGGAGGCTTAA
- a CDS encoding ATP-grasp domain-containing protein: protein MDLLEYQAKELFKQVGIPILPSQTIHHISDLKRLQIPYPLVLKSQVRAGGRGKAGGVRFVENTIDAIAAAAAIFHLAIAEEYPEVILAEARYDSQQEFFLAIVLDYQRQCPVLLGSSQGGIDVETLLQHMQSINLTEPFSPFHARRLAIQMGLKGALVPAVSGIIEKMYVLFQRYDLDLIEINPLGVRQGEVMALDGKIAANDQAMARHPDLCSLVETQPREPRLLWLKGDLQQGQVGLICNSYGLAVSSWDLLQEEDLGVLGAYLLDETREAYPLATQLQQALAGLGQYSQLQLILINLITQTATYQDIAEALVSLLPDVTTVASDDRLIRATGTKSSSGNKGASPTLPWQACPLIIRFSQGDLSAYQTPFPQTAVYWFHDLGAAIAKAQTLLASSSAESFIE from the coding sequence ATGGATTTATTAGAGTACCAAGCGAAAGAATTATTTAAACAGGTCGGGATTCCCATTCTACCGTCCCAGACGATTCACCATATCAGTGACCTTAAACGTCTTCAAATTCCCTATCCCTTGGTGCTCAAGTCCCAGGTCAGAGCCGGGGGCCGGGGTAAGGCTGGGGGAGTACGCTTTGTGGAAAATACCATCGATGCCATTGCGGCGGCCGCTGCGATTTTTCACCTGGCCATTGCGGAGGAATATCCAGAGGTCATTTTGGCCGAGGCCCGCTACGATAGCCAGCAGGAATTTTTTCTGGCGATTGTTTTAGACTATCAGCGCCAATGCCCGGTGTTGCTGGGGTCTAGCCAGGGAGGGATTGATGTCGAGACACTCCTCCAGCATATGCAGAGCATTAATTTAACGGAACCCTTTTCCCCCTTCCATGCCCGACGCCTAGCGATTCAAATGGGCCTTAAGGGGGCTCTCGTCCCGGCCGTGAGTGGCATTATCGAGAAAATGTACGTCCTGTTTCAGCGCTACGACCTTGATTTAATTGAAATCAATCCCCTGGGTGTTCGTCAGGGAGAGGTCATGGCCCTGGATGGTAAGATTGCCGCTAACGACCAGGCCATGGCCCGTCACCCCGATCTTTGCTCTCTGGTGGAAACCCAGCCAAGGGAGCCCCGCCTGCTCTGGTTGAAGGGTGACCTCCAGCAGGGCCAGGTTGGTCTTATTTGCAACAGTTATGGCCTGGCAGTCAGTAGCTGGGACTTGCTCCAAGAAGAAGATTTAGGAGTTTTGGGGGCCTATTTACTGGATGAAACCCGAGAGGCTTATCCCTTAGCTACTCAACTCCAGCAGGCCCTGGCCGGCCTAGGTCAGTATTCCCAACTGCAACTGATTTTGATCAATCTGATCACCCAGACGGCAACCTATCAAGACATTGCTGAGGCCTTAGTCTCATTGCTTCCCGATGTTACTACCGTAGCCAGTGATGACCGCCTGATTCGAGCCACGGGAACCAAGAGTTCTTCCGGGAATAAGGGGGCATCTCCTACACTCCCTTGGCAAGCCTGTCCCCTGATTATTCGCTTCAGTCAAGGCGATCTCAGTGCCTACCAAACCCCATTTCCGCAGACCGCCGTGTACTGGTTCCACGACCTGGGGGCGGCCATCGCCAAGGCCCAAACCCTTCTTGCTTCTTCTTCCGCCGAATCCTTTATTGAGTAG
- the menA gene encoding 2-carboxy-1,4-naphthoquinone phytyltransferase, which translates to MTTIQSLNSSSSKLWLAAIKPPMYSVAIVPICVGTAVAYAQTQQFKGNIFALFLTAAIAIIAWLNLSNDVFDADTGIDVNKPHSVVNLTGNKTLIFWLSNGFLALGLGGIVLISWLQQDSTVLGVIFLTCCLGYSYQGPPFRLGYQGLGEPICFVTFGPLALAAVVYSQSQALALPALVVPAIFVGLSTSIILFCSHFHQVTDDLAAGKRSPIVRLGTQRGAQVLVLVIAILYLLPIGGPLLGLAPWPTLLVYLSLPWGWQLARHVGRYHGQPAQVSNSKFIAVNLHFLSGMLLAGGYWLAGRGF; encoded by the coding sequence ATGACAACAATTCAGTCTTTAAATTCTAGTTCCTCTAAGCTATGGCTAGCGGCAATCAAGCCTCCAATGTACAGTGTGGCCATTGTTCCGATCTGTGTTGGAACGGCTGTTGCCTATGCCCAGACGCAACAGTTTAAAGGGAATATTTTTGCGCTTTTTCTCACGGCGGCCATTGCCATTATTGCCTGGCTAAATCTCAGTAATGATGTCTTTGATGCCGATACGGGAATTGATGTTAATAAGCCCCATTCTGTGGTCAATTTGACCGGCAATAAAACCCTAATTTTTTGGTTGAGTAATGGTTTTCTGGCTCTGGGACTGGGGGGCATTGTCTTGATCAGTTGGTTACAGCAGGATAGTACAGTACTCGGCGTCATTTTTCTGACTTGCTGTCTAGGCTACAGTTATCAAGGGCCCCCCTTTCGCTTGGGGTATCAGGGCCTGGGAGAACCGATTTGCTTTGTCACCTTTGGCCCCCTAGCCCTGGCCGCAGTGGTCTATTCCCAAAGTCAGGCCCTGGCCCTGCCAGCTTTAGTTGTCCCAGCAATTTTTGTTGGCCTTAGCACTAGCATTATCCTGTTTTGTTCCCATTTCCATCAAGTCACCGATGATTTAGCCGCGGGGAAACGTTCCCCCATTGTGCGTCTCGGAACCCAACGAGGAGCCCAGGTGTTAGTCCTGGTGATTGCCATTCTTTACCTGTTGCCCATCGGCGGCCCGCTCCTGGGTCTGGCCCCCTGGCCAACATTATTGGTCTATCTCAGTTTGCCCTGGGGTTGGCAATTGGCCCGCCACGTCGGCCGTTACCATGGCCAACCCGCCCAGGTCAGCAACAGTAAATTTATTGCGGTCAATCTTCATTTTCTGAGTGGAATGCTCTTAGCCGGTGGCTATTGGCTCGCAGGACGGGGATTTTGA
- a CDS encoding response regulator, with protein sequence MSAHKILVIDDSKVIRMRVRDMLPQGNFEVLEARDGLEGFNMIRNERPNLIMLDFLLPKMSGWEVYQEVQKEYDLKCIPLVLMSGRKEEVLEKLSEPFEYFAFVEKPFEQKDLVAAIKEAMLKAKKHPKPAGVMSTEPGYQTTSPGDGSAMAAELAALKRQVAQMSGEIETLKKQLGQLVTFIKSKL encoded by the coding sequence GTGTCAGCTCACAAAATTTTAGTCATTGACGACAGCAAAGTAATTCGGATGCGGGTGCGAGACATGCTTCCCCAGGGAAATTTTGAAGTGTTGGAAGCACGGGATGGCCTAGAAGGTTTCAACATGATTCGCAACGAACGCCCCAATTTGATCATGCTGGATTTTCTGTTACCAAAAATGAGTGGCTGGGAAGTGTATCAGGAAGTGCAAAAAGAGTACGACCTGAAGTGTATTCCCTTGGTTTTGATGTCTGGACGCAAGGAAGAGGTGCTGGAAAAACTCTCCGAACCCTTTGAGTATTTTGCCTTCGTCGAGAAGCCCTTTGAGCAAAAAGACTTAGTCGCGGCTATCAAAGAGGCCATGCTCAAGGCCAAGAAACACCCCAAACCGGCGGGAGTGATGAGCACCGAACCCGGCTATCAAACGACTTCGCCCGGGGATGGCAGTGCCATGGCAGCAGAATTAGCGGCCTTAAAGCGCCAGGTAGCCCAGATGTCGGGCGAAATCGAAACACTCAAAAAGCAACTGGGTCAGTTGGTAACGTTTATCAAGTCCAAACTCTAA
- a CDS encoding CoA-binding protein yields MKWQADSKVLIQGVHHPQGAVYVQQMQACGTHLIAGVSAGHGGETLVDIPIFDLVEEAIKAVGPMDLSLILNPPYRVLDAALEAIAAGIRQLVIVSGGVPPLDMVQLLRRAQATQTFILGSGSQGIMVPGEFAVGTFDPHCYTPGPVGIISRCDRLTDDIAGQLTQAGLGQSLVVSLGTDGLTGSDFEQWLQVLEEDEKTQAIVLLGQPNSHEETEAANYIASTIEKPVVAYLAGRYAKLDKHFGNSLTIIANQLSHHLPTGPSVAQTIAAFETATITVAQHPWDIAGHLETLLTQPDLA; encoded by the coding sequence ATGAAATGGCAAGCCGATAGCAAAGTCCTGATCCAGGGCGTCCATCATCCCCAGGGGGCCGTTTATGTCCAGCAGATGCAGGCCTGTGGCACTCATCTCATTGCTGGGGTGAGTGCGGGTCATGGGGGGGAAACCTTGGTGGATATTCCTATTTTTGACCTGGTGGAAGAGGCCATTAAGGCCGTGGGCCCTATGGATTTGTCCTTAATCTTGAATCCCCCCTACCGGGTTCTGGATGCAGCCCTCGAAGCCATTGCGGCGGGTATTCGCCAACTGGTTATCGTTTCAGGAGGAGTACCGCCCCTGGACATGGTTCAGCTCCTTCGTCGGGCCCAAGCCACCCAAACCTTTATTCTTGGTTCGGGGAGTCAAGGCATCATGGTGCCGGGGGAGTTTGCGGTAGGCACCTTTGATCCCCATTGTTATACCCCTGGCCCCGTGGGTATTATCAGTCGCTGTGACCGGCTAACAGACGATATTGCGGGACAATTAACCCAGGCCGGCCTGGGACAATCTTTAGTCGTCAGCCTGGGAACGGATGGTCTGACGGGTTCCGACTTTGAACAATGGCTCCAGGTGCTAGAGGAAGACGAGAAAACCCAGGCCATTGTCCTGCTCGGCCAACCGAATAGCCACGAAGAAACCGAGGCCGCCAACTACATCGCCTCCACCATCGAAAAGCCCGTTGTTGCCTACCTGGCCGGGCGCTATGCCAAGCTCGACAAACATTTTGGCAATTCCCTAACGATTATTGCCAATCAACTCTCCCACCATTTACCCACAGGGCCAAGCGTAGCCCAAACCATTGCAGCGTTTGAGACCGCAACGATTACCGTGGCCCAACATCCCTGGGATATTGCCGGCCACCTAGAAACCCTATTAACTCAGCCCGACTTGGCTTAG
- a CDS encoding carbon dioxide-concentrating mechanism protein, translating into MPRSHLSRPASPQNRSQPSIHSFSDSALGLVSTRSFPAIVGTADMMLKSAQVTLVGYEKIGSGHCTAVVRGKVADVRLAVEEGARMAEQCGQLLSKLVIPRPMPNLEAVFPIGSHLVEIAQQQRGYSRLSNRSIGLLETRGFPAMVGAADAMLKSADVQLASYEIIGDGLCTAIIRGTVANVAVAIEVGMQEAERIGELHAVMIIPRLLEDLEHTLPVARYWLDENEPLPMLLPNAVTDKQRELIALPELEKAPLTLPQKQVEPTVEVLDD; encoded by the coding sequence ATGCCCAGATCCCACCTGTCCCGTCCTGCTTCTCCCCAAAACCGCTCCCAGCCATCGATCCATTCCTTCAGCGACAGTGCCCTGGGCCTGGTCTCCACTCGCAGTTTTCCGGCCATTGTCGGGACAGCGGACATGATGCTCAAATCGGCCCAGGTGACACTGGTGGGCTACGAAAAAATTGGCAGTGGCCATTGCACGGCTGTAGTGCGGGGTAAGGTGGCCGATGTGCGTCTCGCAGTGGAAGAAGGAGCCCGTATGGCGGAACAGTGTGGCCAATTGCTCTCCAAACTGGTCATTCCCCGGCCCATGCCTAACCTGGAAGCGGTGTTTCCTATCGGCAGTCATTTGGTGGAAATTGCCCAACAACAACGGGGCTACAGCCGTCTAAGTAATCGTTCCATTGGTCTGTTGGAAACTCGGGGCTTTCCGGCCATGGTCGGGGCCGCCGATGCCATGCTGAAGTCCGCTGACGTGCAATTGGCCTCCTACGAAATTATTGGTGATGGCCTCTGTACGGCGATTATCCGTGGCACCGTGGCCAATGTGGCCGTGGCCATTGAAGTGGGGATGCAGGAAGCGGAACGGATTGGCGAACTCCATGCGGTGATGATTATTCCTCGTCTGTTAGAAGATTTAGAACATACACTCCCTGTCGCCCGCTACTGGTTAGACGAAAATGAACCCCTACCAATGCTCTTGCCCAATGCAGTGACCGATAAACAACGGGAGCTGATTGCCCTACCGGAACTGGAAAAAGCGCCCCTAACCCTACCGCAAAAACAAGTAGAACCGACGGTAGAAGTCCTCGACGACTAG
- a CDS encoding FAD-binding oxidoreductase, which produces MTLLETYFADLPGQPLAALQATDQRWWALRHGQLAPVTVVQPGLAESMTPDFDLAVMGGTLGILLATALQQRGWRVLVLERGPLRGRAQEWNISRQELRALLELELLTETELETAIASEYNPGRLSFHQGYELWVRDVLNVGVDPVYLLEQMKQKFLQAGGQLLEYCAFEQALIQENGVTLHYQGLTGKGHCTTRLLVDAMGHFSPIVQQLRQGTRPDAICLVVGTCAQGYDRNDTGDIIASFTPILHQCQYFWEAFPARDGRTTYLFTYLDAEPERFSLTFLLEEYLRLLPQYQNCDLAQLTFQRLLFGFFPAYRHSPLQMPWPRMLAVGDSAGAQSPVSFGGFGAMVRHLPRLVQGIDQALKEDCLKTEDLALLQPYQPNLAVTWLFQKTMSVGLQQSARPNQINDLMSGVFQAMDRLGEPVLRPFLQDVVQFSGLAQTLPRVDPRLVLPLLPQIGLPALADWLKHYGYLGLYTALAGWGSHLPLAQWGHPYQVEQWLAAWHYGSGQDHLASATQAPKID; this is translated from the coding sequence ATGACCCTTTTGGAAACCTATTTTGCCGACCTGCCCGGTCAACCCTTAGCCGCCCTTCAAGCCACGGATCAGCGCTGGTGGGCCCTACGGCATGGACAACTAGCCCCGGTGACGGTGGTTCAACCTGGCCTTGCAGAGTCCATGACCCCGGATTTTGATCTGGCGGTGATGGGGGGAACCCTCGGCATTCTACTGGCCACGGCCCTACAACAGCGGGGCTGGCGCGTACTGGTATTGGAACGAGGGCCATTAAGAGGCCGGGCCCAGGAGTGGAATATTTCTCGCCAGGAATTACGGGCCCTATTAGAGTTGGAATTGCTCACGGAGACGGAACTGGAAACGGCCATTGCCTCGGAATATAATCCTGGCCGCTTGAGCTTTCACCAAGGCTACGAACTCTGGGTGCGGGATGTACTGAATGTGGGGGTTGATCCGGTCTATCTGCTGGAGCAAATGAAGCAAAAGTTTCTCCAGGCTGGGGGCCAACTGCTGGAATATTGTGCCTTTGAGCAGGCCCTCATTCAAGAAAATGGCGTTACCCTTCATTACCAAGGCCTGACGGGGAAGGGTCACTGTACGACGCGCCTCCTGGTGGATGCCATGGGCCATTTTTCTCCGATTGTGCAACAGCTCCGTCAAGGAACCCGGCCTGATGCGATTTGTCTTGTGGTGGGAACCTGTGCCCAGGGCTATGACCGCAACGATACCGGGGACATCATTGCTTCCTTTACGCCGATTTTGCACCAGTGCCAATACTTCTGGGAAGCATTTCCTGCTAGGGATGGCCGCACGACCTATCTCTTTACCTACCTAGATGCCGAACCCGAGCGGTTTAGCTTGACCTTTTTGCTGGAGGAATACCTGCGCCTCCTGCCCCAGTACCAAAACTGTGACCTGGCCCAGTTGACTTTCCAACGGTTACTCTTCGGCTTTTTCCCGGCCTATCGCCATAGCCCCCTACAAATGCCCTGGCCCCGGATGCTTGCTGTTGGGGATAGCGCGGGGGCCCAATCACCGGTAAGCTTTGGTGGTTTTGGGGCCATGGTTCGCCATTTACCCCGCCTGGTTCAGGGGATTGACCAGGCCCTCAAGGAAGATTGCCTCAAGACGGAGGATCTGGCTCTGCTCCAACCCTATCAGCCCAATTTAGCCGTCACCTGGCTGTTTCAAAAAACCATGAGTGTCGGTCTTCAGCAATCGGCCCGGCCGAATCAGATTAATGACCTGATGAGTGGGGTCTTCCAGGCCATGGATCGTCTAGGGGAACCGGTACTCCGGCCCTTTCTCCAGGATGTGGTGCAATTTTCTGGCCTGGCCCAGACCCTGCCCCGTGTTGATCCGCGTTTAGTTCTGCCGCTCCTACCCCAAATTGGTTTACCAGCCCTGGCGGATTGGTTAAAGCATTATGGTTATCTTGGCCTTTACACGGCCCTGGCCGGCTGGGGCTCCCACCTTCCCCTGGCTCAGTGGGGCCATCCCTACCAAGTGGAACAGTGGCTAGCGGCTTGGCACTACGGCTCTGGCCAAGACCATTTAGCCTCGGCTACCCAGGCCCCTAAGATAGACTAG
- the pyrR gene encoding bifunctional pyr operon transcriptional regulator/uracil phosphoribosyltransferase PyrR encodes MATQVIEILSADEIRRTLTRLASQLIEKNSNLAEVVLLGIYTRGVPLAELIAQQIEALENVTVPVGAIDVTFYRDDLDRIKTRTPAKTKIPFDLNGKRVILVDDVIYKGRTIRAALNAVTEYGRPQVIRLLTLVDRGHRELPIHPDFIGKKLPTASEEQVKVYLSSIDGRDAVELIKGS; translated from the coding sequence ATGGCAACGCAAGTGATTGAAATCCTCTCGGCGGACGAAATTCGACGTACCTTGACCCGTCTGGCTTCCCAGTTGATCGAAAAAAATAGCAACTTGGCCGAGGTGGTTTTGCTGGGAATTTATACACGCGGCGTGCCCTTGGCGGAGTTGATTGCCCAACAGATCGAGGCCCTGGAAAATGTCACGGTTCCCGTCGGGGCCATTGATGTCACTTTCTACCGCGATGATTTGGATCGCATTAAAACCCGTACTCCAGCTAAGACCAAAATCCCCTTTGACCTGAATGGAAAACGAGTGATCTTAGTGGATGATGTCATTTATAAAGGCCGAACCATTCGTGCCGCCCTCAACGCCGTCACCGAGTACGGCCGGCCCCAGGTGATTCGGTTGTTAACCCTGGTGGATCGGGGCCATCGAGAATTGCCGATTCATCCGGATTTTATCGGCAAAAAATTACCCACGGCTTCGGAGGAGCAGGTCAAGGTTTATCTCAGCAGTATTGATGGCCGCGATGCGGTGGAACTAATCAAAGGCTCGTAA
- a CDS encoding class I SAM-dependent methyltransferase produces the protein MTFPDNIPLLQAFWQDAFNLKQHLQDFLGLDPAALEQRLQQSKQELAAMGHRDFDWNATDQFYSHQVGDIYLFELGAWHLASQDHIGDTLRLIHDHLQGRVLDFGGGIGTHTIAAGLCPGVTEVVYCDINPVHQRFVQYRVEQLGLADKIHCCLGEVEGEFDAIICFDVLEHLADPTQQLMQFHKQLSPQGRIILNWYFFKGFTQEFPFHLDDPKLVEQFFLALQTHFLEIFHPYFTTARCYRKRLYP, from the coding sequence ATGACCTTTCCCGATAATATTCCCCTCCTCCAGGCCTTTTGGCAGGATGCCTTTAACCTCAAGCAGCATCTCCAGGATTTTTTAGGGCTAGATCCTGCGGCCCTAGAGCAACGCCTCCAGCAAAGCAAGCAAGAGCTGGCAGCCATGGGCCATCGAGATTTTGATTGGAACGCCACTGACCAGTTCTATAGCCATCAGGTAGGGGACATTTACCTCTTTGAATTGGGGGCCTGGCACCTGGCCAGTCAAGACCACATTGGCGATACTCTGCGTCTGATCCATGACCATCTCCAGGGCCGCGTTTTAGATTTTGGCGGTGGGATTGGCACCCACACGATTGCCGCTGGTCTGTGTCCAGGTGTTACGGAGGTAGTTTATTGTGACATCAACCCCGTCCACCAACGGTTTGTGCAATACCGAGTCGAGCAGTTGGGATTAGCCGATAAGATCCACTGTTGCCTGGGAGAGGTGGAAGGAGAATTCGATGCGATTATTTGCTTTGATGTCCTCGAACATTTGGCCGACCCCACCCAGCAATTGATGCAGTTCCACAAACAACTCTCTCCCCAGGGACGCATCATTTTGAACTGGTACTTTTTTAAGGGTTTTACCCAGGAGTTTCCTTTTCACCTCGATGATCCCAAACTGGTAGAACAATTTTTCTTGGCCCTGCAGACCCATTTTCTAGAAATTTTTCACCCCTACTTCACCACAGCCCGCTGTTATCGTAAACGACTATATCCCTAA
- a CDS encoding penicillin-binding protein 1A has translation MSSSSTVSSSLAGTPTTPHPSFLRGVVQTTSATLLSLGLLSSAITAGALFGLAVSFRNLPDVRGLKSYIPAQTSYIYDAKGKELLSLHGEANRKMVALDQISPNLKRAVLAIEDSNFFTHQGINPTSIGRAVLANLKQGGVSEGASTLSMQLVKNIYLSHKRIVTRKLAEAVLAMRIEQVFTKDQILDMYLNYIYWGHNNYGVQTAAESYFGKSAAQLNLAESALLAGMIQAPESYSPFNHYQTAKARQAVVLDRMADLGWISAQEAAQAKTAPLTLAKPTAWTSSKLPYVTDTVIQELKDRFGEEALAKGGLRIQTTVDSDTQKLAENTVKAAYNRLRYSLYRAKDLQLALVAIEPETHFIKAIVGGVDYKKSQLNRVFQSRRQPGSSFKPFVYYTAFASGKYTPDSVVVDTPIRIRDGSIFYSPKNYGGGYSGAMSIRSAVASSQNIPAVWLGSKVGINKVIEVARRMGIKSPLQAVPSLPLGSVDVTPLDMATAYATLASNGWYSEPTIILRITDNQGNVLLDNTPKPKLVLDPWAAASTSSVLSSVVSSGTGRAAALGRPTAGKTGTTDNERNVWFVGYVPQLATAVWIGDDANRSLGTGITGGQYAAPVWRSFMSGAINKLPVEYFPSASKFPRPKPDQPDKAKTARAS, from the coding sequence GTGTCATCTTCTAGCACCGTTTCTTCCTCCCTGGCTGGCACACCGACCACTCCACACCCCAGCTTTTTACGGGGAGTTGTGCAAACCACCAGTGCAACCTTGCTGAGTCTCGGCTTGTTATCGAGCGCCATCACAGCGGGGGCCCTCTTTGGCCTGGCGGTAAGTTTCCGTAATCTTCCAGATGTCCGGGGCCTCAAATCCTACATTCCCGCCCAAACTAGCTATATCTACGATGCTAAAGGGAAAGAGCTCCTCAGCCTCCACGGAGAAGCCAACCGCAAGATGGTTGCCCTAGACCAAATTTCTCCCAATCTCAAGCGGGCCGTTCTAGCCATTGAGGATAGTAATTTCTTTACGCACCAGGGGATTAACCCGACAAGTATCGGTCGGGCCGTCTTGGCTAATCTGAAACAAGGCGGTGTTTCGGAAGGGGCCTCAACCCTCAGTATGCAGTTGGTGAAAAATATTTACCTCTCCCATAAACGCATCGTGACGCGGAAACTGGCCGAGGCGGTATTAGCCATGCGGATTGAGCAGGTCTTTACCAAAGACCAGATCTTAGATATGTACCTCAACTATATCTATTGGGGCCACAATAATTACGGTGTACAAACCGCCGCCGAAAGTTACTTTGGTAAGTCTGCGGCTCAGCTGAACCTGGCGGAATCGGCCCTCTTGGCTGGCATGATCCAGGCCCCGGAAAGCTATAGCCCCTTTAACCATTATCAAACTGCTAAGGCCCGTCAAGCAGTCGTCCTCGACCGGATGGCTGACCTCGGTTGGATTTCTGCCCAGGAGGCCGCCCAGGCAAAAACAGCCCCTTTAACCCTGGCTAAGCCTACGGCTTGGACCTCAAGTAAGTTGCCCTACGTTACAGATACCGTCATCCAAGAACTCAAAGACCGCTTTGGCGAAGAGGCCTTGGCCAAAGGCGGATTACGCATCCAAACCACGGTGGACAGCGACACCCAAAAGCTAGCAGAGAATACGGTAAAGGCGGCCTATAATCGTCTCCGCTACAGCTTGTATCGTGCTAAAGACCTACAATTGGCCCTTGTTGCGATCGAACCGGAAACCCATTTCATTAAGGCCATTGTGGGCGGCGTTGATTATAAAAAAAGCCAATTGAATCGCGTCTTCCAATCCCGTCGTCAACCTGGCTCATCTTTTAAACCCTTTGTCTATTACACGGCCTTTGCCAGCGGTAAATACACACCAGATTCTGTGGTAGTGGATACGCCTATTCGGATTCGAGACGGGAGCATTTTCTACTCTCCTAAAAACTATGGCGGAGGCTATTCTGGTGCCATGTCCATTCGTAGTGCAGTCGCCTCTTCCCAGAATATTCCAGCAGTATGGTTAGGGAGTAAAGTCGGCATTAATAAAGTGATTGAGGTTGCCCGTCGGATGGGCATTAAGAGTCCTCTACAGGCGGTACCGTCCCTACCCTTAGGTTCTGTGGATGTCACGCCCCTCGATATGGCCACGGCCTACGCCACCCTAGCCAGCAATGGTTGGTATTCGGAGCCGACGATTATTTTACGAATTACGGATAACCAGGGTAATGTACTACTGGATAATACCCCCAAACCTAAATTAGTGTTGGATCCCTGGGCGGCCGCCAGTACTTCATCCGTGCTGAGTTCTGTGGTTAGTAGTGGTACGGGACGAGCCGCAGCCTTGGGGCGTCCGACTGCCGGGAAAACCGGTACCACCGATAACGAACGCAATGTCTGGTTTGTGGGCTATGTGCCTCAGTTGGCCACTGCCGTCTGGATTGGGGATGATGCCAACCGTTCCCTCGGCACAGGTATTACCGGTGGTCAGTATGCGGCCCCGGTATGGCGCTCTTTTATGAGCGGGGCCATCAATAAACTTCCTGTAGAATATTTCCCGTCCGCCTCGAAATTTCCTCGGCCCAAACCGGATCAACCGGATAAAGCCAAGACCGCTCGGGCCTCCTAA